Proteins encoded by one window of Anoplopoma fimbria isolate UVic2021 breed Golden Eagle Sablefish chromosome 23, Afim_UVic_2022, whole genome shotgun sequence:
- the cwf19l1 gene encoding LOW QUALITY PROTEIN: CWF19-like protein 1 (The sequence of the model RefSeq protein was modified relative to this genomic sequence to represent the inferred CDS: inserted 2 bases in 1 codon) gives MADKPVRVLACGDVGGRLNALFNRVQTIQKKTGQFDLLLCVGEFFGTTPEAEAEWQQYKTGAKKAPIHTYILGAASQETVKSFPGADGCELADNITYLGRRGVFTGVSGLQIAYVSGREAQQEPAPAHCFTSKDLSALVAPLTGSSKFRGVDVLLTSQWPRGVWQYGNPPEVNTKFCGSGSVADLADHLKPRYHFAALEGAHYERLPYRNHVILQENAQHVSRFIALATVNNPAKKKYLYAFNIVPMKSMDPSELVKQPQDVTENPYRRSAKDKNKPKTDFSTTQEEEPAHQFFFDLSKKQXGGFRGRGRKRHPDGDGDGRGRDHQPHDGGDGHKQPRRPHPQPTGPCWFCLASPQVEKHLVISIGEHCYLALAKGSLTPQHMLILPIGHYQSVVELSSEVLEEMEKYKTALKSFYKSRGERCVLFERNYRSQHLQLQVVPVPLDRCTTEDIKEAFMVQAQEQQMEMMEIPEHTDLKQIAPPGTPYFYVELDTGEKLYYRIQKHFPLQFGRVVLASEALLNIPTRADWKECKQSREEEEDSCKKLRDDFQPYDFAWED, from the exons ATGGCGGACAAACCAGTGAGGGT CTTGGCGTGTGGAGACGTTGGAGGCCGGCTGAACGCTCTGTTCAACAGAGTCCAGACCATCCAGAAGAAGACGGGCCAGTTTGAT CTCTTGCTGTGTGTCGGGGAGTTTTTCGGGACGACGCCGGAGGCCGAAGCCGAGTGGCAGCAGTACAAAACCGGAGCCAAGAAAG CTCCCATCCACACGTACATCCTCGGAGCAGCGAGTCAGGAGACGGTGAAGAGTTTCCCCGGAGCCGACGGCTGCGAGCTGGCCGACAACATCACGTATCTGG gTCGGCGTGGTGTGTTCACGGGCGTGTCCGGACTACAGATCGCCTACGTCAGCGGTCGGGAGGCGCAGCAGGAACCGGCCCCGGCTCACTGCTTCACCTCCAAAGACCTGTCGGCCCTCGTGGCCCCGCTGACCGGCAGCTCCAAGTTCAGAGGAGTCGACGTCCTGCTGACGTCACAGTGGCCCCGAGGAGTGTGGCAGTACGGGAACCCCCCG GAGGTGAACACTAAGTTTTGTGGCAGCGGCTCCGTGGCCGACCTCGCCGACCACCTGAAGCCGAGATACCACTTTGCTGCTCTAGAGGGCGCTCACTACGAGAGACTCCCGTACAG GAATCATGTGATTCTCCAGGAAAACGCTCAACACGTCAGCCGCTTCATCGCCCTGGCAACCGTCAACAACCCCGCCAAGAAGAAG tatTTGTACGCCTTCAACATCGTCCCCATGAAGTCCATGGATCCGTCAGAGTTGGTGAAGCAGCCTCAGGACGTGACGGAGAACCCCTACAGACGCTCCGCCAAAGACAAGAACAAACCCAAGACGGACTTCAGCACCACACAGGAGGAG GAGCCGGCCCATCAGTTCTTCTTCGACCTGAGTAAGAAGCA GGGGGGGTTCCGAGGCCGCGGCAGGAAGAGACATCCTGACGGAGACGGAGACGGACGAGGACGAGATCATCAGCCGCATGACGGAGGAGACGGGCACAAACAGCCCCGCAGACCACACC cTCAGCCGACCGGTCCGTGCTGGTTCTGTCTGGCGAGTCCTCAGGTGGAGAAGCACCTCGTCATCAGCATAGGAGAACAC TGTTACCTGGCTCTGGCCAAAGGCAGCCTGACGCCTCAGCACATGCTGATCCTCCCCATCGGTCACTACCAGTCGGTGGTGGAGCTGAGCTCTGAGGTtctggaggagatggagaagtaCAAGACGGCCCTGAAGAGCTTCTACAAGAGCCGAGGAGAGCGCTGTGTGCTGTTTGAGAGGAACTACAGGAGCCAACACCTGCAGCTgcag GTCGTCCCGGTGCCGCTGGACCGCTGCACCACCGAGGACATCAAGGAGGCGTTCATGGTCCAGGCTCAGGAACAACAGATGGAGATGATGGAGATCCCTGAACACACCGACCTcaaacag ATTGCTCCTCCTGGGACACCGTACTTCTACGTGGAGCTGGACACGGGGGAGAAACTCTACTACCGCATCCAGAAACACTTCCCTCTGCAGTTTGGAAGG gtggttcTGGCCAGCGAGGCTCTGCTGAACATCCCGACTCGGGCCGACTGGAAGGAGTGTAAACAGagccgggaggaggaggaggacagctgCAAGAAGCTCAGAGACGACTTCCAGCCGTACGACTTCGCCTGGGaggactaa